CGCTCTATCTGTAGAACCTCTTCTATCAATATGAAACAAACTCACAATAGTCCCTTCGTCACTTTCCCGCTTACCTTTGCCCTATTGCTTTCTATAAGAACAGTCGAATCCGCTCTTCGTCAGTTGATAAATAATCACTCACCATCGAAAGACAGAATCTCAACAGCTTAACTAAATCTAGCAAATCTCAACTCAGGGCCATCAATCCAATCAATTTTTCATTCAAAATGAAGTTCTCCATCGTCCTCGCTGTTGCCGCACTCTCGGCCGAGACCTTGGCTTGTGCCAACATTGGGCAAGCCTGCAAGAAGGGCGACCCGGATGTATGCCAGTGTGGTGCACCGCTTACCGTAAGTCCTAATATCCTCGCTCGTTCATGTATTTGACTGCTTAAATGTCGAATTTCCCAGCTGTCCTGCAGAGGTGATCCCCTCCCTCGTCCGGGAGGCAGTGAGTCTCCCTGTCGATGGCCCAatggccatcttctccgtACCTGTAAGAATTCTTCTGATACAAGTAGCTCGCCGCTTTCACTACCAACTTGGTGACATTTGTCCCATAATCAGACGAAATGGACGCTGTGTCAATGGGAAATGTGTTCCGGGCCCGCGTCTAACGGTGGTTAATCCTACACCTACTCCAGAGTAGACGTCACCGCAGCTCAGCAGTGTACCGTGCATCTCAATCAGGTTGAAACACACTCGTTTGTCTCTAAAGTCGTTGGTTGGCCAGAGCTAGTTATAGTTGACAATATGAAACCCAATTAGACAAGACAATTCTCGGAACATATCTGTTTCAATCTGTGCATCATTGAACTTGAATCAAGAGGTTCCGTATAAAAACGCGATACTATGGTAGTATCGACAAAAGGTTTCCCCCCGTTGACCTAAACTGCAGTTCCGACACAGCTAAGTATATCGACACCGTCTCACTGTAGCAGGGCGCTGCTGCAAACGGCTGCACCTCATGTTCCTAAGCTTCCGGTCGAAGATCTCGGCTTCAAATGAAGCATTGATCTGTGTAAAGGATCACACTGAGTTGATACTGAGTAATACCCATCACCTCTACTTTACATCAAAATTCCGAACGTTTCTAGGACCGCCTTTAAAGAGTTCTCCGTGCATGATTCCGTGCACGTACGCCTCTCCGACAAGTGTATATGATTCTTCATCCTGAGCTCGTAGTAAATACGGGACTTTCCCTCCCAACAAGACACAGACTTCATCTCCTGGCTGCATGTCAAGTGGACCAACCCCAATAAAGCCTGTGGACGTCATAAAGGCACGTCTTGTGTGCATCCTCATAAGAGCGGAAGCATAGAAAGACCCTTCTGCAGACGAGTCATCTCCTCCTTTGTCTGCTTCAAGACGCTGAAAATTCTCGACGTCATCTGCACACTGGGATCCCCAGCCCTGATAAGGCACTGTAGAGAACCATGTAGTGCCATCGAGTATCCCGATGCGTGCAGCATCCAAACGCTCTTCTCCGACCCTAATCCTAGGGGAGTTGTCGCAAAATCCCCTGATGCTTCTGAGCCATTGCTTGACTGCCGTCCGATTGATTGGTTTCAACCAGTTTGGATCCCAAATTGTCCCGATCTCTTGAACTTTGTCCACATAAATACCTTCAAATGTCGCTGTGTCGAAGTGGGGAAACTTCGGTATCGCGGTGTATGTGCCTGATGCTTTGAAGGGGGTATCCCACGGTGCCTGTGCATTTGGATGCAGAACATCCATACTCCAGTCAGGGACCCAACTTGGCAGCACTGAAAGCTTCCTAGGCCTTTGACAGTACATAAGCACGTCAATAGTGCCTTTTTCTAAGACTTTGCAGGCTGTTTCTCTGTATACCTCTTCGACTGTCATAGAGTAGTCTGGGAACAAGTCAAAATGGTCCCTGTCTCCAGCCAGGTTCAGCAATGCAAAGATGCGATCCCGCGGGTCGGTTGCATGGACAACGTTGTAGTCGGTTTCCAGAGTGAGAGACACCGCGACGACCTGTAGAAGAGGTTGGCCCCATGGGCTTTCTCCATCGGGAGTGTAGACATAGTGCCATCGTCTTGTGAACAAGCTATGAACATAGCTGTTGAGTGGAGTGGAGTAAACATACTCCAGATTCCGAATCAGCGTCTCAAGCCCATCGACGGACTTCTTTTGTGCACGACGCCGAACAAGATTTGGGGCATCCAGAGTCTGTTCTATGAGATCGTACTTCACAATCCAGCCGCCGCAGGCAATAGCAACACGCCGGCCAACAGCAAACTCTTGCATGACCCAAAGACGTTGCCAATAGCGTCGCTCACAGAATCCGTTAAAGGCCATTTTGGCAGCTTCTATATCAATGGACCCTTCATCCTTTTCCCCAAAGTAGAGCTTTCGCAAAGCCTCAAGGTCGTTGGAGCGCAGGGCTCTCCCTGTGTCACGCATCAGGCGACATATGATGTCACTGGCCTCGTCCCCATTACCCAGCCATGCGATTACCTGATCTGCCTCCCTATAAATATGGTGCATTTGGTGGACTTGGTGGCTCTTCTCGACCTCGTCGGTTTGGTTGATGCATAGCTGATCAATCCAGAGCCACCGAGGCTTTTTGCGAAACCGTAGACGCCGAAGGGCATTCTCGACGGTTGAGCTAACATCTATCGTCGTCCCATCAATGCTCATAAGCCTTTTGGAGCTGTCTGGAGATTCCCAGACATATGATAAAGCTGTATATGGCTGAGAGTCGCCGCGAATATATTCCTCAATGTTGCACACGAGGAGATCTGGTCTGTCGGGCTCCGAAGTAGATGCCGGCGGAGAAGGTTCTAGTTTGATGAGTCTGATCCAATAGTCAGGATCTTTAAGTTGGCCATAGTTAATATCCGAATACATCTCGAGGGTTCCTTAAATAATCACATTGCAGGAAGAACAGTTTGAAAGTAAATCATGGCTATTCAATGCTGACAGTTTCTGGCCTTTACCCCACCTCGCCAAGTCTGGTTAGGGCTGACGCTCTTGCAAATACTACCTTACTATCGACACGATCCGGCCTCGTGAAGGCTCGCTTGATGCTGATTTGGCACTCAGTGATCTGGACTCCAAGTATGCTAATCAGTCTAATGCTACTTCTACCCAAGATGCTCGTTGAAAGGGCAGTGGAGgtctttaaataaattaactatCATCTTCCCCGAGATTAGACATTCCCTGTCAATCAAACTCCAATTATCTCCTTGACAACCTTCGAAACATTGTCAGGCTGGCTAATGGTGGGGACATGTCCGCTATCGAAACTGTGCACTGCAACGTCCTTTCCGCTTGAGGCCTTGACACCTTCAATCATTGCCCGCTGGAATTGGGGAGGAATGATCTGGTCCTGCTCGCACACGATATAATGCACTTTGACATCATTATACCCAGGATATGTCAGTGGTTCCcggaagcttggtgttgagtgcTCCGGCATCTGCTTTACCAGTTCTAAAGCCTCATCAAAAGGCAAGTCAGAAAAGGTATTAGTCGCGTGGCCGTTGGGATCAAGAGTCATGTAGTCATCCTGGATGCAATATTAGCGCAAGTCCTGGAAGTGAAGTCGTTGAAGTGTACCTTGAGATCGAGAAAGTCAGGCAGGGCCGATCCGAATGCATCCAAGTTGGAGACACCCGGTTGCAACACGACCGATGCAAGGTAGATAATCTTGTCGACTCCTCCTTGCTTTCCCTCAGCCTCGCGAGCCTTTCGCGAGAGTTTGCTGAGACTCTGGGTTCCAGGGATGCCTCCATAAGAATGGGTCATAAGGACGACCTCCTTGCCCTcgccgagaagcttggaaaCAACGTTGGTGATCTCGTCGGCATCGTCACTCATTGTAGCAGGCGGGAGATTACCCCGCTTGCCAACTGATGGGGTATCAATCACGCGCGAGTCGATGCCATGTCGCTCGAGACTCTGTAAAGACACGATAGTGTTTTGATGGTGCAAAAGATCCGGGGACGATCACGACAGTTGGGGTTGCCATTGTTGATACTGTTTGTGTAGTTGAAAAGATATGAAGAGTAAGGTGTTTGCTGAAAGTTGAGAAAGAAAGCAATCTTGTGCTTTTGTATGCGGTTTGTGCTGCTGGTTGGTTGTACGACGTTTGTCATCGGATTACAATACCCAGCCATCCCCGCGTTTTCGGAGGAGATATGATTTCATCTGATTGGTAATTTTGGGGAGGCGTTACCTGAATGAGTAAAAGCACCGCGAACCAACACGTTCAGCGATCAAGCTTGAGCATGAATCCTGTCAGCCCTAAATTCCTGCGACCTGCAGAGCCGAGGCTTAGAGTTGGAGGTATCAATTATTGGTAAGAGACCTTGGAAATCCGGGTAAATTATTATAGGCCAGAATAACTTGGTAAAATCTGCATGGTTTCTTTCCCTGATTGCCCTCGCAGCCTGTGTAATCGTCTAACTCTAACTCTGTACAGTGCTGGCACCTGCACGGGCTGATTGCAAGTTTGGCGGGGTTTGAAGTGTCCTCAATCGCAAACTCGGCAAGAGTCAACAAGAAAACACATTAGGAAGCGAGAGATCTTCTCTACGATTCTGCTTTGAAGAGTCTCTTGGGTAGCTAGTTTTGTTTCGCATAACGAGGCTATTGCAGGATGTACAAACGCTGAAAGAAAGCAGTTTCAGGGTTCGGTAGAGCCAATAGCGGGTGTATCCACTGACAAAAGCGAAAAAGCCCTGTGATCAGGACCCTTTCACGAACAAAACAATTATTCCTCATTGATCGACTCAATTTATTTTTGGAATTTCTTAAACGCGTAGCCCTCggctttgttcttctctgccttcttcCAATTGTTCTATTCTCGTTTCTTTATTCCCCTGCGCTCGCCCTTTCATTGGCTCTCGGGCAGCGCCTAACAAAGGCCCAGTTTCGCTAAGCGCCTGGTCTTAGCGGCTACCAACAAACGATTGGGGCTCCATGAATAGCGCTGGGTCTCTATGTTAACGGCCTCGTTTCATTGTCGATTGGCTCTTGATTGTTCAACATGAGAAAGCGCATCAGCGTCTATTAACGATGTTGATCATTCATGCTGTATAAAGATGTGATGAGACGTCTACTTCTGTTAGTTCTGTTATACAAATCACTATCGCTTTACGACTCTTTgtctatttatttctctctttttctacACTGCTGTGCAGTTCAATTTCATTCTTTGCTCATCTACCGTCAACACGCGAAACACGcaaatcatcttcaacaacattaATACCAATAATCCAACTTCATCATGGGCAAATTCGACAACGCTATCAAGGCCGGCCAGACCGCCATCGAGCTCGGCAACACTGCTAGATCCTTCGCTGGGGCGACCTCCGAATTCCGCGCTGcggacaagaaggaaatcGGTCGACAGGCTGGTCGTCACGCCTTCAACGAGGGCGCTGAGACCGGAAAGACCATGGGCAAGACTTGGCTCAAGACCTTTGAGACAGTTCCCCGTATGGTCTGTCGAGGTCTTCAGTTCCTCTTCGCTATCATTGCCTGCGGTTTCTACGGTCATCGCGTCGACAAGGCTCAAGACACCGATTACGGTTTCTCACCAGAATGGTACTTCGCTCTCGTCGTCGCTGGCCTCTCAGCCACCACCGCcattctcttcgtcgtccttACTCCCCTCGGCGCTCTTCCCCTCATCggcagcaagctcaagctcgtcaagaCCTACCGCGCATTTGCTTGGGACctcattctcttcatcacCTGGCTCGTCGTCTTCGGAATCTTCGCTGGCATCTTCCTCCACCGAGACAGCGACGATAAGTACAAGGGCGCTAGCACTGGTGCCATGAAGACAGCCGTTTGGATCGACCTCGTCAACTCCATCTTGTGGCTTACTTCCGGCGTTTATGGCTGCATCAAGACTTTCTTGGGTGACAAGGCGGATGAGATGACGGACAAGGTTGGACAGAAGCTATtcaccaagaagcagaagccagCTAAGGAGGTTGGCTATGCCGAAAGTGTCTGAACACTGGCAAAATGGTTACGTCGGGGTTTTCATGTTTTTATTGCGCATTTTCTTATGTCAGAGCCGGCGTTCTTCGCATCTTTCACATTTAGAATAGAACGATCTCTATCTCCCGATGAATACAAAATCTCAGCTACGAAATCTATGTATAATACAAATACCATCCTTTTGAACCATATCGCAAGCAGCTGAGACCTGGCCCATCGTTTCCATCACGATTCAGTCTTAACCTTTGTCTAGTTCCCGAGTCAGCGTCCAGGTCTACAGATCTGGATAGCTCACCAAGTCGGGGTAGTCAATAACTCTCGGGTCTTTTTCTTTGCCGAGGTCGCAAGATTAGACCGTCTGCAATGACTTCACGCTTCCTAAGATAAAGAATGAAGTGGAAAGGATAATCCCCTGTGTTCAGTCTCTCAACCTCCGCTCTTAGCTAGAGTCTGCCCTGATTTATTCATGCTTCTTTCATCTCATAGCTGCCCTCTCAAGAGCTGATATTCACATTAAAATCTTGCCGAATGCTTCACCAAGCCGGCACTCAACCAGCCACGCTTCTAGTGCCTTCATATCACCACGGTTTCCCCTCGCACCTCTCTTCTCAATCATATCCGTAATCTCCTGCATATCCGAAAATGCACGCTTCAGATCagtcgcttcttctcggtgTCTCTCGCTGACCTACTCTCACTGTCAGCCTTGTCCATGTCTCTCCACATATTTGGTGTACCTTTTTGTGATGCGCAGGAATATCGCCCCAGCTTTCTGTCTTGATGAACTTCATGAAGTCGTCAATAGCGACCGATCCCCCTTCTAGACACAAGATACCCGGCTTCccagcgaggaggaagccaGTAAGTCCATAGGTCGGTGCATAATTGATGAAGTCATCTCGCTTTGCCCTTGTGCTGATGGAGGGGAAGTAGAACCAGACTCGGACTAAGGATGTGTCTGCTTTTGGGCCATTTGCAATTTCTGCTTGCTTCAAACTCAAGAGGTGTTGAGATGCGGCGTCTTTTATATGCTCAATGACTGAGAGAATATCTTCTTCAGGAATCTCAGTGTTCAACTTGGCAACATCTCCTTTGCTCATCCAATCCGGTTGCTGTATCCTGGTCTTTATCGGCGGTGGCTCTGTTAGTTCTTCTTGTATTTGACACTTCAAAGGCACGGTCAGTGTGAGCTGTAGAGTTCTTGTTGTAgaatcgtca
This DNA window, taken from Fusarium fujikuroi IMI 58289 draft genome, chromosome FFUJ_chr11, encodes the following:
- a CDS encoding related to heterokaryon incompatibility protein, translating into MYSDINYGQLKDPDYWIRLIKLEPSPPASTSEPDRPDLLVCNIEEYIRGDSQPYTALSYVWESPDSSKRLMSIDGTTIDVSSTVENALRRLRFRKKPRWLWIDQLCINQTDEVEKSHQVHQMHHIYREADQVIAWLGNGDEASDIICRLMRDTGRALRSNDLEALRKLYFGEKDEGSIDIEAAKMAFNGFCERRYWQRLWVMQEFAVGRRVAIACGGWIVKYDLIEQTLDAPNLVRRRAQKKSVDGLETLIRNLEYVYSTPLNSYVHSLFTRRWHYVYTPDGESPWGQPLLQVVAVSLTLETDYNVVHATDPRDRIFALLNLAGDRDHFDLFPDYSMTVEEVYRETACKVLEKGTIDVLMYCQRPRKLSVLPSWVPDWSMDVLHPNAQAPWDTPFKASGTYTAIPKFPHFDTATFEGIYVDKVQEIGTIWDPNWLKPINRTAVKQWLRSIRGFCDNSPRIRVGEERLDAARIGILDGTTWFSTVPYQGWGSQCADDVENFQRLEADKGGDDSSAEGSFYASALMRMHTRRAFMTSTGFIGVGPLDMQPGDEVCVLLGGKVPYLLRAQDEESYTLVGEAYVHGIMHGELFKGGPRNVRNFDVK
- a CDS encoding related to protein C21orf6 (GL011); amino-acid sequence: MSSDEASQNALPKELMELQLGQIDLLMAMYASDEAIAMDFAASGLIETLRAWCESDREAAPKFSETVINLQLRVDVEDDDSTTRTLQLTLTVPLKCQIQEELTEPPPIKTRIQQPDWMSKGDVAKLNTEIPEEDILSVIEHIKDAASQHLLSLKQAEIANGPKADTSLVRVWFYFPSISTRAKRDDFINYAPTYGLTGFLLAGKPGILCLEGGSVAIDDFMKFIKTESWGDIPAHHKKVSERHREEATDLKRAFSDMQEITDMIEKRGARGNRGDMKALEAWLVECRLGEAFGKILM